TGCGGCATTGTCATTAGCCGGGGGCGTTTTAGCTTTCATGCTTATCCCTGTTGTGATATGGTCCCGAAAAGGGTAACGAAATTGAAGTGAGGTTCTAGTTACTAACTAGAACCTCTTTTTTATATGTTTAGCTTAAATCCCACTCCACAATAAGGCCTAAATGTGTAAGACCACCGCCAAATCCGTACAGTAAAAGTGTGTCTCCGTTATTTAATTTCCCTTTTTTTCTAGCTAAATCTAGAGCGAGTGGAATAGAGACAGAAGAGGTATTCCCCATATATTCCACGCTCGTTAATGTTTTGTGTATTGGAATTTGAGATTTTTCACAAATAGATTCAATCATTCGTAAGTTAGCGCTATGAGGAATGAACCAGTCTATATCATCCATTTTCATATTTGCAGTATGTAACAGTTCTTTTATACCTACTGGCACTGTGCGTGTTGCCCATTTATATACTTCTCTCCCATTTTGAACGATTTTTTCATTTGTTTGCAGTGGAGTGTCATTCATAGTAGTAGATAAGTTTGTTCTATATAGATGAATACCGCCGTGCCCATTTGTGCCCATATGATACGCGATAAAGCTTGGTTTGTTTTCATCTCTTTCTAATAAAATAGCTCCAGCACCATCGCCAAATAAAATGCAGGTCGTTCTATCGGTGTAATCAGTAACTTTTGATAATGTCTCTGTCGCTACGACAAGTACTTTTTTATGTGATCCAGAAGTAATCAAGCTATTACCGACGTGCAAGCCATATGTGAAACCAGCGCAAGTGGCATTTAAATCAAATGCCATTGTATGAGGTATGTTGAAGTATTGTTGTATTTGGCAAGCAACACTAGGGAAAACGTAATCAGCAGTAGTAGTAGCGACAATGATACAGTCGACATCTTCTAAGTTTTTCTTATATGTTGTACATAAATTTTCAACTGCTTTAATGGCTAAGTTTGAGGAGTATTCATCTTCGCTAGCGATTCTTCTTTCCTTCATTCCTGTTCTTTGTACAATCCATTCATCATTCGTATCGATCATTTTTTCTAAATCATTATTAGATAATATTTGATTTGGAACATGAGTGCCAATTGCAGTAATACGGGATTTAGAATTCATAGGAACAGCTCCTAACTTTATTTTATAACCTGATACTAATATCAGGTTATAAAAATGTCAATATAGATTTTTAGTGTATTGAACGACTTAGCTTACTATGAAGGAATTTAGCGAGTGTTGTAAAAATAATATACGAGAAGTTTCTAAAATTGATAATGAAGTGAGTTGAGCTCCTTGAAAACAATTTTACGCATGTTGCCTGTTGTCATTATTTGTAGCTTTATTCTTATTATTTTTTCAGAGAAATCTTATGCTTGTGATTGTATTAACGTATCAGCAGAAGAGGCACTTCAAAAAAATGATGTAGTGTTTGAGGGAAAAGTAATTGAGATTGGAAGGAAAGAAGAGGGTGAAATTGAAGTGTTATTTGAAGTGAAGAAAATTTGGAAAGGGACAAATTTTACGCAAATCATCGTATATACAGATGGTGGTGATTGTGTGTTTCACTTTGTAGAGGGGGGAGAGTACTTAGTATTTTCTTCTCAAAGAGGACCGGAAAAACAATTATACACACATAGTTGTAGTGGTACGAAGAGATTAGATGAGGCAGAGATAGAGAGAAATACTTTAAGTCATATTGCTAAGGGTGTTGCTCCGACGAAGAAAGTGGATTTAAAAGGGGAGATGGTGAGCGGTTTCAGTAGGTGGCAAGTTGCTATCATTTCTATAGGTCTGTTACTGATAGTAACTCTTGTGATTTTTATCGTGAGAAGAACGCGCAAAAAATGACGATTAAAGTAAAAATATAAAGATTTTCTTTCGTGTGATATAGGTTGTTAAACCTTGTGAAAGCGAATTACTTATGCTACACTTTATGTAACTTAAAATGAACGGAGGGGCTTCCTTTGATCTTAATCAGATTACGTCTCAATACTTTGTGCCAATAATTGAATAGCGCTCAAAGGCTCTGTCTGTGTACAGAGTGAACGGGATTGGTCTGCCTATTTTAAAGGAACCCTTTATTAAGCTTATATGTGAAAAAGAGGGAGGGACGAATACGCCCTCTTTTTGTTTTGCCTTTATAAATAGAATGGTATCGTATAGGTGAACACTTATTGTGGATACGTATATGATTTTGGGACTTTTTGACTATGAGATAGGATGAAAGCACAACTTTCTTCTATTTCTTTGGTGAACCCTTATCCGTTTACGAAAACACAGGCAGCGACCTGTGTTTTTTATTTTACGTAATCGAAATGGAGGAATAAATATATGGAAGAATTATTACAAAGAGCAGTTTTAGTTGGAGTAAATTTAGGTAATGAGGATGATTCTGCATATTCGATGGAAGAGCTAACGAATCTTGCAGAAGCTTGTGATGTAGAGGTAATTGGACAAGTGACGCAAAATTTGCAACGTGTAAATCCATCCCATTATATTGGAAAAGGAAAGATTGAAGAAGTAGCAGCCTATGTAAATGAAGTAGATGCGAATATGGTCATCTTTAATGACGAATTATCTCCTTCGCAAATTCGAAATTTAGAAGCGGATTTAGATTGTAAAGTAATTGACCGTACCATATTAATTTTAGATATTTTTGCGCAACGTGCGAAAACGAAGGAAGCGCAGCTGCAAGTAGAGGTGGCCCACCTTCAGTATATGATGCCTCGTTTAATTGGTCTTCGTGAGTCGTTAGGAAGACAGAGCGGCGGTGTTGGTACGAAAAATAAAGGTGTCGGTGAGAAGAAATTAGAGTTGGATCGTCGTAAAATTGAAGAACAAATTTCAGTTTTAAATAAAGATTTAGAAGCTCTTGTTGCGCAGCGTCAAACGCAGCGAAAGCAACGTAAGAAAAATGAAATTCCTGTTGTAGCATTAGTAGGTTATACGAACGCAGGAAAATCAACGACCATGAATGCGATGCTTGAAATTTATAATGGGACAGAAGAAAAACAAGTATTTGAAAAAGATATGTTATTCGCGACGTTAGAAACATCGGTGCGAAATATTGATTTACCAGGTAATAAATCATTCTTATTAACAGATACAGTTGGATTTGTAAGTAAATTACCGCATCATCTCGTCAAGGCGTTCCGTTCAACGTTAGAAGAGGTAGCGGAAGCAGACTTACTTATTCATGTTGTAGATTACGCCAATCCAAATTATGAACAGTTAATTGATATTACAAATGAAACGTTAAAGAAAATTGGAGTAGAAAATATCCCAACCATTTATGCTTATAACAAATCAGATATGGTAGATGTTGAAATTCCGAAAGTACAAGAAGACCGCGTTTATTTATCAGCGAAGAAACATGTTGGAATTGAAGAACTTGTCGAAATGATTCGCTCACACATTTATAAAGAGTATACGAAGTGTGAAATGTTAATTCCGTATGATCAAGGACAGGTAGTTTCTTATTTCAATACTCATGCGCACGTTCTATCTACGAGTTATGAAAACGAAGGTACGAAACTAGAAGTGGAATGTAAGACGAGCGATTACGAAAAATATAAGCGTTTTGCAATTTAAGAAATAAGGCGATCCTAAAATGTTTTAGGATCGCCTTATTTCTTATTCTGTAATAGAGGCCCATTTATAAGAATAAATTCCTGCAAATGGACGAACAACAACACCTTTTACTGTTGGACGTTCTAAATATACAAGTCCTGATTGGAAGATTGGAGCGATAGCTGCATCATCTTCAAGTAAGATTTTCTCGGCATCTTGGAACGCTTTCCAACGTGCTGGTAAGTCAGTTACTAAAGTAGAGCTCGTTTTCTCAATTAATTCGTCGTATTGTTTGTTTGAGTAACTCATCTTATTAAACGGTCCGTCTGTGACGAACATATTTAAAAATGTTGTAGGATCAGGATAATCTGGTCCCCAAGTAGAAAGTGAGATTTCAAAATCGCCATTTCCTTCACGATCTAAAAATGCTTTTACTGGAAGTGGTTGTAATGTGATTTTTAATCCAGGTAAGTTTTTCTCCAGTTCACCTTTTAAAAACTCACTAATTTTTTATCGTTAGACTCATCTGTTGTTATGATTGAAAGAGAAGTGTTTTGTAAGTTTGTTTCTTTTTTCGCAGTTTCCCATAGTGTTTTAGCTTCTTTCACATTTGTTTCTACTTTTACATGACTTGTACTGCGAAAATCTTTATTGTCAGGTCCTTTTACGAATCCTTTTGGAACGAATGCATTCGCAGGTATAGAACCATTGTTTAAAATCGTTGTTGCGATTCCTTGTTTATCAAAAGCAAGCGAAATAGCTTTACGAGCATTTTTGTTTGCTAATAAAGGGTTCTTTTGACTAAATCGGAAAAACGTCACAGAAGGACGTTCCATCTTCTTTAAGCTCGGATCTTTTTGATATTTATCAACAAACTCTGAATTAATCGTAATTCGGTCTACTTGTTTACTTTCAAATAAATTAACAGCTGTTGAAGTATCTTTTACGATATTTACATTAATTTCATTTAATTTCACATTTTTATTATCCCAGTAGTTCGGGTTTTTCGTCATTTTGTAACTTGTATCATGTTTCCATTCACTTAATTGGAAAGGTCCGTTATAAACTACATTTGCAGCTTCAAGTCCGTAATTTTTCCCTTGTGCGTCTACAACTTTTTTGTTTTGAGGATAAAATGTTGCAAATCCCATTAAACCTAAAAAGTATGGAACAGGGTGTTCTAACTGTACTTCTAATGTTTTATCGTCAATTGCTTTTACACCAAATGAGTCAATTGGCAATTCTTTTTTATTTATTTTTTCTGCGTTTTTAATATCGAACATAATATGTGCGTATTCAGAAGCAGTTTCTGGATTTACGGCACGTTTCCATGCATATTCAAAATCATGAGCAGTTACTGGATCGCCATTTGACCATTTTGAATCGTGTAATGTAAATGTATATGTTTTTCCGTCTTCGCTCAGTTTGTATGATTCAGCAGCTGCAGGAACAGGTTTATTGTCAGGACCAGGCATATATAATCCTTCCATTATGTTGTTTAATGCAGCGTAAGAAAACCCATCGGTTGCGATAGATGAATCAAGTGTAGAAATTTCCCCAGCTTCTACAATGTTTAATACTTGTTTTGAAGATTCTTTTTTCGTTTCTCCGGTAGTTGTTGCCTCTTGTTTTTGACCACATGCTGTTAAAAACATAGATAATGTGATTGAGAGTGCAACGATTCCTTGCGTCTTTTTCTTCATAGTTGTCATCCTTCCCTTCATCTCTGCCTTAGTATAAAAGAAAATATAGAAAATTTCTATAAATAAATCCGACAAAGCGTATAGAAAAAATATCTTATGTAAGAAGTGATATTTCTGGAAAAAGAAATGAAACCAGTATAGAATAGAAATGTTTCAAAAGTCAGAATTTATTAGGGTTAAAGCTTTACTTTATTACACTTACTTTAATAAATATATATTTTGTACAGGAAGGAGAGATTCATATATGCAGGCAGTTTCGCAAAAAAACACAGTAGAAACACCGACAATATATCGAATACTATTTGCGATTAGTTTCGGTCATTTTTTAAATGACTCGATGCAAGCAGTTGTGCCCGCGTTGTTTCCTATTTTGGAAAAAACGATGAATTTATCCTATATGCAAGTAGGGTGGATTGCGTTTGCATTAAATATGACGTCATCGATTATGCAGCCGGTTTTTGGTATGTATTCGGATAAGAAGCCGTCACCATTTTTATTACCGCTCGGTATGTTTTCAAGTATGCTTGGGATGATCGGACTTGCATTTGCACCGAATTTTATTATTGTTATTATTTCTGTTTTATTTATCGGATTAGGTTCCGCAGTCTTTCATCCAGAAGGTGCCCGGGTTGCTTATATGGCGGCAGGGACGAAACGAGGTTTAGCGCAAGCGATTTATCAAGTGGGAGGAAATACAGGTAATTCTCTAGCTCCTATTTTTACAGCGTTAATTTTCGTTCCGCTTGGGCAAATTGGTTCTTTAGGTTTTACGGCCTTTGCAGCGGTAGGAATAGTGCTATTAATTTTCGTATCAAATTGGTATAGGAATGAATTAGCAACTGGCGCTGTGAGAAGAAAAAAGAGAGCTGCGCTTGAGGCGGAAAATGCGATTGTAAGTACGCATATTAAATTTGTTATTGTACTTCTTGTTTTTCTTACTTTTGTACGTTCTTGGTACGGTGCAGGTATCGGGAATTTCTATCAATTTTACTTAATTGAGCATTACGGTTTATCTATAAAAAATGCCCAGTATTTCGTATTCGCATTTATGATTGCCGGTGTATTAGGAACTTTCTTTGGTGGTCCACTAGCAGATCGATTTGGAAAGAAAACAATTATTGTATTTTCAATGCTAGGTTCAGCACCACTTGCACTTTTATTACCTCACGTTTCGCTCGTGTGGGTCGTACCGTTATTTTTATGTATCGGTTTTATTAGTTCAAGTAGTTTTAGTGTAATTGTTGTTTATGCGCAAGAACTTGTTCCGGGAAAAGTAGGAATGGTATCTGGATTAATTGTAGGGCTTGCGTTTGG
This genomic window from Bacillus anthracis str. Vollum contains:
- a CDS encoding ketoacyl-ACP synthase III, whose amino-acid sequence is MNSKSRITAIGTHVPNQILSNNDLEKMIDTNDEWIVQRTGMKERRIASEDEYSSNLAIKAVENLCTTYKKNLEDVDCIIVATTTADYVFPSVACQIQQYFNIPHTMAFDLNATCAGFTYGLHVGNSLITSGSHKKVLVVATETLSKVTDYTDRTTCILFGDGAGAILLERDENKPSFIAYHMGTNGHGGIHLYRTNLSTTMNDTPLQTNEKIVQNGREVYKWATRTVPVGIKELLHTANMKMDDIDWFIPHSANLRMIESICEKSQIPIHKTLTSVEYMGNTSSVSIPLALDLARKKGKLNNGDTLLLYGFGGGLTHLGLIVEWDLS
- a CDS encoding cobalt transporter CbiN, which produces MKTILRMLPVVIICSFILIIFSEKSYACDCINVSAEEALQKNDVVFEGKVIEIGRKEEGEIEVLFEVKKIWKGTNFTQIIVYTDGGDCVFHFVEGGEYLVFSSQRGPEKQLYTHSCSGTKRLDEAEIERNTLSHIAKGVAPTKKVDLKGEMVSGFSRWQVAIISIGLLLIVTLVIFIVRRTRKK
- the hflX gene encoding GTPase HflX, which translates into the protein MEELLQRAVLVGVNLGNEDDSAYSMEELTNLAEACDVEVIGQVTQNLQRVNPSHYIGKGKIEEVAAYVNEVDANMVIFNDELSPSQIRNLEADLDCKVIDRTILILDIFAQRAKTKEAQLQVEVAHLQYMMPRLIGLRESLGRQSGGVGTKNKGVGEKKLELDRRKIEEQISVLNKDLEALVAQRQTQRKQRKKNEIPVVALVGYTNAGKSTTMNAMLEIYNGTEEKQVFEKDMLFATLETSVRNIDLPGNKSFLLTDTVGFVSKLPHHLVKAFRSTLEEVAEADLLIHVVDYANPNYEQLIDITNETLKKIGVENIPTIYAYNKSDMVDVEIPKVQEDRVYLSAKKHVGIEELVEMIRSHIYKEYTKCEMLIPYDQGQVVSYFNTHAHVLSTSYENEGTKLEVECKTSDYEKYKRFAI
- a CDS encoding MFS transporter, with the protein product MQAVSQKNTVETPTIYRILFAISFGHFLNDSMQAVVPALFPILEKTMNLSYMQVGWIAFALNMTSSIMQPVFGMYSDKKPSPFLLPLGMFSSMLGMIGLAFAPNFIIVIISVLFIGLGSAVFHPEGARVAYMAAGTKRGLAQAIYQVGGNTGNSLAPIFTALIFVPLGQIGSLGFTAFAAVGIVLLIFVSNWYRNELATGAVRRKKRAALEAENAIVSTHIKFVIVLLVFLTFVRSWYGAGIGNFYQFYLIEHYGLSIKNAQYFVFAFMIAGVLGTFFGGPLADRFGKKTIIVFSMLGSAPLALLLPHVSLVWVVPLFLCIGFISSSSFSVIVVYAQELVPGKVGMVSGLIVGLAFGLGALGSVVLGKLADIYSLQFIMLLCSCLPLIGLTSWLLPSDKKTIE